One Sediminicola sp. YIK13 DNA segment encodes these proteins:
- a CDS encoding FAD:protein FMN transferase — protein MKNLLSILAVLLLISSCAPKSEWVKNFNSGSALGTSYHITYISKEKIDFQREIDSVFEVINKSMSTYMPTSDISKINMGDTTVVVDHMFRDVFELSKEIYDRTNGYFDPTVGSLVNAWGFGPGKQMQLDSLKVDSILQYVGFDKVGITANNRINKADANIYFDFNAIAKGYAIDRLALMLENEGITDYLVEVGGEIVAQGINKVKEKEWVVGIDNPAGDDQPKILINLKNTALASSGNYRKFRIDSITGNKYVHTIDPKTGYTKNSNILAASVIENSCAKADGYATGLMAMDLEASKLVLEKDPNLEAYIIFLDNQGETQSYVTEGFKALLLE, from the coding sequence ATGAAAAACTTACTTTCAATACTAGCGGTTTTACTTTTAATAAGTAGTTGTGCCCCAAAATCTGAATGGGTGAAAAATTTCAACAGCGGTTCTGCTTTGGGGACATCCTACCATATTACCTATATCAGTAAGGAGAAAATTGATTTTCAAAGGGAGATCGATTCTGTTTTTGAGGTCATCAATAAATCCATGTCCACCTACATGCCAACTTCGGACATCTCCAAAATCAACATGGGGGATACTACCGTGGTGGTAGATCATATGTTCAGGGACGTATTTGAGCTCTCAAAAGAAATTTATGATAGGACCAATGGTTATTTTGATCCCACGGTGGGCTCCTTGGTAAATGCTTGGGGTTTTGGTCCTGGCAAGCAAATGCAGCTCGATTCGCTAAAAGTGGACAGCATACTACAATATGTAGGTTTCGATAAAGTGGGCATTACCGCCAATAATCGCATCAATAAGGCTGATGCAAACATCTATTTTGATTTTAATGCCATAGCAAAGGGCTATGCCATAGATAGATTGGCCCTAATGTTGGAAAATGAAGGCATCACCGATTACTTGGTCGAGGTTGGGGGAGAGATTGTCGCGCAGGGAATTAATAAAGTAAAGGAAAAAGAATGGGTGGTCGGAATTGATAATCCGGCAGGGGATGACCAACCAAAAATCCTGATCAATTTAAAAAATACCGCATTGGCTTCTTCGGGTAATTACAGAAAATTTAGGATAGATTCCATCACGGGAAACAAATATGTACACACCATAGACCCTAAAACCGGGTATACCAAAAATTCCAATATCTTGGCAGCAAGTGTTATTGAAAATTCATGTGCCAAGGCTGATGGTTATGCTACTGGCCTTATGGCAATGGATCTTGAAGCTTCCAAACTCGTACTGGAAAAGGATCCTAATTTAGAGGCGTATATTATCTTTCTGGACAATCAGGGTGAGACCCAAAGTTATGTGACCGAGGGATTTAAAGCTTTGCTTTTGGAATAG
- a CDS encoding M15 family metallopeptidase, producing the protein MQRRSFIKKSSASGLAMAVMPTLMISQDVEYSIFELMGKKEIPLYGKGINLRKEAHDAFLEMKKAAYSEGVDIKVVSSYRSFDRQTAIWERKFLQYTEEDGLKPMNAIDKIIEYSTIPGTSRHHWGTDIDIVDGRPKVEGDVLVPEKFGAGGPYENFKAWMDANANKFGFYLVYTDNPKRKGFKYEPWHYSYAPISIPMLETFRRKNIMQLLQREDFLGAEHFTSGFVRTYILDNILDINPELL; encoded by the coding sequence ATGCAAAGAAGATCATTTATTAAAAAAAGTAGTGCTTCAGGTTTGGCCATGGCCGTCATGCCCACCCTTATGATTTCACAGGATGTAGAGTATTCTATCTTTGAACTTATGGGCAAAAAAGAAATTCCACTTTATGGGAAAGGCATCAACCTAAGAAAAGAGGCACATGATGCTTTCTTGGAAATGAAAAAAGCTGCTTATAGCGAAGGTGTGGACATCAAAGTGGTTTCCAGCTACCGCAGTTTTGACAGGCAAACAGCAATTTGGGAACGTAAATTCCTTCAATATACGGAAGAAGATGGCCTAAAGCCCATGAACGCCATTGATAAGATAATTGAATACTCTACTATCCCAGGAACCAGTAGACATCACTGGGGAACGGATATTGATATTGTTGATGGGCGGCCCAAGGTAGAAGGGGATGTTCTTGTCCCTGAAAAATTTGGAGCCGGCGGTCCGTACGAAAATTTCAAAGCCTGGATGGATGCCAATGCCAACAAATTTGGCTTTTACCTGGTGTATACGGACAACCCAAAAAGAAAAGGCTTTAAATATGAGCCTTGGCACTATAGCTATGCCCCTATTTCCATTCCCATGTTAGAGACTTTTAGGCGAAAAAATATCATGCAATTATTGCAAAGGGAAGATTTTTTAGGAGCAGAACATTTTACCTCAGGTTTTGTGCGCACCTATATTTTGGATAATATTTTGGACATCAATCCAGAGCTATTGTAA
- a CDS encoding class I SAM-dependent methyltransferase produces MKNIFKYILNTVPRPLLIQLSYLARPLLALTLKGNRYQDPIDGKSFRKFLPYGYENPRENVLSPSTLSLERHRLLWLYLKNETNFFTGRHKVLHFAPEQAFYMRFRQLVNLDYTTTDLNSPLADIKADICNLPFTDNSFDIILCNHVLEHIPDDTKAMEELFRILKPGGWGIFQIPQDLNRETTFEDNSITDKQERAKIFGQYDHVRIYGKDFFAKLRQIGFEVEEVDYTSTLEPDAVDTYRLAQGEIIPLVRKTIPKAKL; encoded by the coding sequence ATGAAAAATATCTTTAAATATATTCTGAACACCGTTCCCAGACCTCTTTTGATTCAATTGAGCTATTTGGCAAGGCCTTTATTGGCCCTTACCTTAAAGGGAAATAGGTACCAAGACCCAATTGACGGTAAGAGTTTTAGAAAATTTCTTCCTTACGGATATGAGAATCCCAGGGAAAATGTGCTCTCCCCTTCCACCCTATCTTTGGAAAGGCACCGGTTGTTGTGGCTGTATTTAAAAAATGAGACCAACTTCTTTACAGGTCGCCACAAAGTCCTTCATTTTGCACCAGAACAGGCATTCTACATGCGTTTTCGACAATTGGTTAACTTGGACTATACAACAACAGATCTAAATTCGCCCTTGGCAGACATTAAGGCGGATATTTGCAACCTTCCCTTTACGGACAATTCTTTTGATATTATTCTTTGCAATCACGTTCTTGAGCATATTCCCGATGACACAAAGGCCATGGAGGAATTGTTTCGGATATTAAAACCTGGAGGGTGGGGCATTTTTCAAATACCACAAGATTTAAATAGAGAAACCACTTTTGAGGATAACTCCATTACCGACAAACAGGAGCGCGCCAAAATATTTGGACAGTATGACCATGTGCGTATATATGGCAAGGATTTTTTTGCCAAGCTACGGCAAATAGGATTTGAGGTGGAGGAAGTTGATTACACATCAACCTTAGAACCAGATGCTGTGGATACCTACAGATTGGCTCAAGGGGAAATTATACCCTTGGTGCGCAAAACTATTCCAAAAGCAAAGCTTTAA
- the nqrE gene encoding NADH:ubiquinone reductase (Na(+)-transporting) subunit E encodes MLEHVELFFKSIFIDNMVFATFLGMCSYLAVSKKVTTAVGLGAAVIFVLAVTVPMNWLLDQYLLRDGALAWLGPEYADYNLSFLSFILFIATIATMVQLVEIVVEKFSPALYNSLGIFLPLIAVNCAILGGSLFMQSRDIQTLGLAFNYGVASGIGWFLAILAIAAIREKIRYSNVPAPLRGLGITFIITGLMAIGFMSFGGMLTGGDEAPKEATETTAQKVEEIKIEKEAKENTVSYNNAINK; translated from the coding sequence ATGTTAGAACATGTAGAATTATTCTTTAAATCCATATTTATAGACAATATGGTATTTGCCACATTCCTTGGGATGTGTTCCTACCTGGCGGTGTCCAAAAAAGTGACAACTGCTGTGGGTCTTGGAGCTGCTGTAATCTTTGTATTGGCGGTGACAGTTCCAATGAACTGGTTGTTGGACCAATATTTGTTAAGGGATGGTGCCCTGGCCTGGTTGGGTCCGGAATATGCGGACTATAACTTAAGCTTTTTATCATTTATTCTGTTCATTGCCACGATAGCAACTATGGTGCAATTGGTAGAGATAGTGGTAGAAAAGTTTTCACCGGCACTTTATAACTCTCTTGGGATATTTCTACCATTGATCGCAGTAAACTGTGCTATCTTGGGAGGTTCCCTATTTATGCAGTCTAGGGATATTCAGACTTTGGGCCTTGCATTCAATTACGGGGTTGCTTCTGGGATTGGTTGGTTCTTGGCAATTTTGGCCATCGCTGCCATCCGTGAAAAAATTAGATACTCCAATGTTCCTGCCCCGTTGAGAGGTTTGGGAATAACCTTTATCATCACTGGTCTTATGGCAATTGGCTTTATGAGTTTTGGTGGTATGCTTACCGGAGGCGATGAAGCGCCAAAAGAGGCAACGGAGACCACTGCCCAAAAGGTGGAAGAAATTAAAATAGAAAAGGAAGCCAAAGAGAATACGGTTTCTTACAACAATGCTATAAACAAATAA
- a CDS encoding Na(+)-translocating NADH-quinone reductase subunit C, with the protein MAINTDKNIYTVAFASIMVIVVGSVLAFLASSLSEKIKQNEKLEKQQNILYAMGINENEDEGSVNFVPTDRVAEEFSKYIKEQIVIEGDKITEDNEAYLINLKQQETAAKKGNTRKLPLFIGEKDGKKFYIIPMYGKGLWDAIWGFVSLDENLVVQGVYFDHKGETPGLGANIKQRYFMDDFEGESILDGTEYAGIEVAKGNNDPLNNTKDDNEVDALAGATITGNGVSAMIKESVNLYKSYLETIRAKN; encoded by the coding sequence ATGGCAATTAATACAGATAAAAACATTTATACCGTTGCTTTTGCCTCTATTATGGTGATTGTAGTGGGTTCGGTTTTGGCTTTTTTAGCCTCTTCCCTTAGTGAAAAAATCAAACAGAATGAGAAGTTGGAAAAGCAACAGAACATTTTGTACGCTATGGGTATTAACGAAAATGAGGATGAAGGAAGTGTGAACTTTGTACCTACGGATAGGGTGGCAGAAGAGTTTAGCAAGTATATAAAGGAACAGATCGTAATTGAAGGTGACAAGATCACTGAAGATAACGAAGCCTATCTGATCAATTTAAAACAACAGGAAACTGCCGCCAAAAAAGGAAATACAAGAAAACTTCCTTTATTTATAGGGGAAAAGGACGGTAAGAAATTCTACATCATCCCTATGTACGGAAAAGGACTATGGGATGCTATTTGGGGTTTTGTTTCCTTGGATGAGAATCTTGTCGTACAAGGGGTCTATTTTGACCATAAGGGAGAGACTCCTGGTTTGGGCGCCAATATAAAGCAGCGTTATTTCATGGACGACTTTGAAGGGGAATCTATTCTTGATGGTACCGAATACGCAGGTATAGAGGTAGCCAAGGGTAATAATGACCCTTTGAACAATACAAAAGATGATAACGAGGTTGATGCTCTTGCTGGGGCCACTATTACCGGTAACGGGGTGAGTGCCATGATCAAGGAAAGCGTAAATCTTTACAAAAGTTATTTGGAAACCATAAGAGCTAAAAATTAA
- a CDS encoding DUF6747 family protein gives MGTLLHFKSIYLEAFENCKPEFVVILLKVYSVFCVIMLFMALYAFTYRAFTGFNF, from the coding sequence ATGGGAACACTATTACATTTTAAAAGTATTTACTTAGAAGCATTCGAGAATTGTAAACCAGAGTTTGTAGTAATTCTCTTAAAGGTTTATTCAGTCTTTTGTGTAATCATGCTTTTCATGGCACTATACGCATTTACATATAGAGCCTTTACAGGATTTAATTTTTAA
- the gpmI gene encoding 2,3-bisphosphoglycerate-independent phosphoglycerate mutase, with product MEKKVILMILDGWGKSPDPKISAIENANTPFIDSLYENYPNANLLTDGMNVGLPEGQMGNSEVGHMNLGAGRIVYQDLAKINLAVKENTLKDEKVLKDAFLHAKEHNKPVHFLGLMSDGGVHSHITHLKGLIQAGEDLGVNNMFVHAFTDGRDVDPKSGKGFLEDLYRFCEGKHAKIASVIGRYYAMDRDKRWERVKMAYDLLVHNVGKKSANILSDMQDSYYDGITDEFIKPIVATNADGTPIAKINDGDVVIFFNFRTDRGRELTQMLTQEDFHEQNTHKLNLYYVTMTNYDDSFEGMKVVYDKDNLEQTLGETLSKAQKKQIRIAETEKYPHVTFFFNGGREVPFDGEQRLLCPSPKVATYDLQPEMSAFDIRDAIIRELQKGEVDFVCLNFANPDMVGHTGDMNAAIKACEVVDSCAKSVITAGLENGYTTIVIADHGNCETMINPDGSPNTAHTTNPVPLILVDKDIKTIKDGVLGDIAPTILKLMGVPQPALMTQKPLV from the coding sequence ATGGAAAAAAAAGTAATCTTAATGATTTTAGATGGTTGGGGGAAATCTCCAGACCCTAAAATCTCCGCTATAGAAAATGCAAACACCCCTTTCATTGACTCCTTATATGAAAATTACCCAAATGCCAATCTCCTTACGGATGGTATGAATGTGGGCCTTCCAGAAGGTCAAATGGGAAACAGTGAGGTTGGGCATATGAACCTGGGAGCTGGAAGAATAGTTTACCAAGATCTGGCGAAAATCAATCTCGCCGTAAAGGAAAATACATTAAAGGATGAAAAGGTATTAAAGGATGCCTTTTTACATGCGAAGGAACACAACAAACCCGTACATTTCCTTGGACTTATGAGCGACGGAGGGGTCCATTCCCACATTACCCATTTAAAGGGACTTATACAGGCCGGCGAAGATCTGGGTGTCAACAATATGTTTGTACATGCCTTTACGGATGGTAGGGATGTAGACCCGAAAAGTGGAAAAGGATTTTTAGAGGACTTATATCGGTTTTGTGAGGGGAAGCACGCTAAAATAGCTTCCGTCATTGGCAGGTATTACGCCATGGATCGAGACAAGCGTTGGGAAAGGGTTAAAATGGCCTATGACCTTTTGGTGCATAACGTAGGTAAAAAATCAGCTAATATCCTTAGCGATATGCAGGATAGCTATTATGACGGCATCACGGATGAATTCATTAAACCAATAGTGGCCACCAATGCAGATGGCACGCCAATAGCAAAAATAAATGACGGGGACGTGGTCATCTTCTTTAACTTCAGAACGGACCGTGGCAGGGAACTTACCCAAATGTTGACCCAAGAGGATTTCCATGAGCAGAACACCCATAAGTTAAACCTGTATTATGTCACCATGACCAATTATGATGATTCCTTTGAAGGGATGAAAGTGGTCTATGACAAGGACAATTTAGAGCAGACGTTGGGAGAGACATTGTCCAAAGCCCAAAAGAAACAGATACGAATCGCAGAAACAGAGAAATACCCGCATGTTACCTTCTTCTTTAATGGAGGTAGGGAAGTGCCTTTTGATGGAGAACAGCGTCTTCTCTGTCCGTCACCAAAAGTGGCTACTTACGATCTACAGCCAGAAATGAGCGCCTTTGACATCAGGGATGCCATTATCCGGGAACTGCAAAAAGGAGAGGTAGATTTTGTATGCCTTAATTTTGCCAACCCAGATATGGTTGGTCATACGGGAGATATGAATGCTGCGATCAAGGCATGCGAAGTGGTGGACTCATGTGCCAAATCCGTAATTACAGCCGGACTTGAGAATGGGTATACCACTATAGTTATAGCAGACCACGGAAATTGTGAAACCATGATCAATCCCGATGGCAGTCCAAATACGGCGCATACCACAAATCCCGTTCCTTTGATTTTGGTGGACAAGGATATAAAAACTATAAAAGATGGTGTATTAGGTGACATAGCACCTACCATTTTAAAATTAATGGGCGTTCCACAACCCGCTTTAATGACTCAAAAACCTTTGGTTTAA
- the map gene encoding type I methionyl aminopeptidase, which produces MIKIKTAEEIELMRESALIVSKTLGVLAGEVKPGVTTLHLDKIAEECIRDHGAIPGFLGLYDFPNTLCMSPNAQVVHGIPNDTPLQEGDIISIDCGALKNDFYGDHAYTFEVGEVSPEIKKLLEVTKESLYVGIREFKLGNRVGDVGYAIQKFTEDHGYGVVRELVGHGLGRKMHEDPEMPNYGKRGRGKKFVNGMVVAIEPMTNMGTHKIKQLKDGWTILTGDGLPSAHFEHDVALINGKPELLSTFKYVNEALGIITNEEDEFRQKKLQL; this is translated from the coding sequence ATGATAAAGATTAAAACAGCAGAAGAAATAGAATTAATGCGCGAAAGTGCATTGATCGTTTCCAAAACGTTAGGGGTATTGGCAGGTGAAGTTAAACCTGGTGTTACCACATTACATTTAGATAAAATTGCCGAAGAATGCATTAGGGACCACGGAGCAATTCCTGGATTCCTAGGTTTATACGATTTTCCAAACACACTCTGCATGAGTCCAAATGCCCAGGTGGTCCATGGGATTCCAAACGATACGCCTTTGCAAGAGGGTGATATCATTTCCATTGATTGCGGGGCTTTAAAAAATGATTTTTACGGTGACCATGCCTATACTTTTGAAGTTGGAGAGGTTTCTCCTGAGATCAAAAAATTATTAGAGGTTACCAAAGAATCCCTTTATGTGGGTATCCGGGAATTTAAATTAGGCAACCGTGTAGGCGATGTAGGTTATGCCATTCAGAAATTCACAGAAGACCACGGTTACGGTGTTGTGCGTGAACTGGTAGGTCACGGCCTTGGTCGTAAAATGCACGAAGATCCAGAAATGCCCAACTATGGTAAAAGAGGAAGGGGCAAAAAATTTGTGAACGGGATGGTGGTTGCCATAGAACCAATGACCAATATGGGAACCCACAAAATAAAACAACTAAAGGATGGTTGGACCATTCTTACCGGTGACGGCCTTCCCAGTGCACACTTTGAGCACGACGTTGCCCTAATCAATGGAAAACCAGAATTATTGTCCACCTTCAAGTACGTTAATGAGGCCTTAGGTATCATTACCAATGAAGAGGATGAGTTTAGGCAGAAAAAACTTCAATTGTAA
- the nqrF gene encoding NADH:ubiquinone reductase (Na(+)-transporting) subunit F, giving the protein MILATSTVGTILITVVAFMVLLLLLVALLLFTKEKLSPSGPVTITINGEKKIEVGSGNSLLSTLGNQKIFLPSACGGGGTCIQCECHVNSGGGEALPTETPHFSKRELNAGARLACQVKVKQDMDITIPEEVFGIKKWDATVVRNYNVASFIKEFVVEIPEDMPYKAGGYIQIEIPECEIKYADIDITAHPEEHETPDKFQAEWDKFNLWPLTMKNNETVERAYSMASYPAEGREIMLNVRIATPPWDRSKNGWMDVNPGIASSFIFAQKPGDKVVISGPYGEFFINESDAEMLYVGGGAGMAPMRSHLYHLFKTLKTNRKVTYWYGGRSKRELFYLDHFYRLEKEFPNFKFYLALSEPLPEDNWKVKENIDAPGDGFVGFIHNCVIDNYLSHHETPEDIELYFCGPPLMNKAVQKMGEDFGIPDEHIRFDDFGG; this is encoded by the coding sequence ATGATTTTAGCTACAAGTACAGTTGGAACAATTTTAATAACCGTAGTGGCCTTTATGGTGCTATTGTTATTGTTGGTCGCACTTTTGTTGTTCACAAAGGAGAAATTGTCTCCTTCAGGACCTGTGACCATTACCATCAATGGTGAAAAGAAAATAGAGGTAGGATCAGGGAACTCTTTGTTGTCTACTTTGGGTAACCAAAAGATCTTCCTTCCTTCCGCCTGTGGAGGTGGAGGTACCTGCATTCAGTGCGAATGTCATGTGAATTCTGGTGGTGGAGAGGCTCTGCCTACCGAAACACCTCACTTCTCTAAAAGGGAATTGAACGCAGGAGCACGTTTGGCATGCCAGGTGAAAGTAAAACAGGATATGGACATAACCATTCCTGAAGAAGTTTTTGGGATTAAAAAGTGGGATGCTACTGTGGTAAGAAACTACAACGTGGCCTCTTTCATCAAAGAATTCGTTGTGGAAATTCCTGAGGACATGCCTTACAAAGCTGGAGGGTACATCCAAATTGAAATTCCAGAATGCGAAATAAAATATGCGGACATAGATATTACAGCGCACCCTGAAGAGCATGAAACTCCAGATAAGTTTCAAGCGGAATGGGATAAGTTTAATTTATGGCCCTTGACCATGAAAAATAACGAAACAGTGGAAAGAGCCTATTCCATGGCTTCCTATCCTGCTGAAGGGAGAGAGATCATGTTAAACGTTCGTATCGCTACCCCACCATGGGACAGGTCCAAGAACGGATGGATGGATGTTAATCCAGGGATTGCATCTTCTTTTATCTTTGCTCAGAAACCTGGGGACAAGGTTGTTATTTCTGGTCCTTACGGGGAATTCTTCATCAATGAATCAGATGCAGAGATGTTGTATGTTGGAGGTGGAGCAGGAATGGCGCCAATGCGATCGCATTTGTATCATTTGTTCAAAACCTTAAAGACCAATCGTAAAGTTACGTATTGGTACGGTGGACGTTCCAAAAGGGAATTATTCTACTTGGATCACTTCTATAGATTGGAAAAAGAGTTTCCTAACTTTAAATTCTATTTGGCACTTTCTGAGCCATTACCAGAAGATAATTGGAAGGTTAAAGAGAATATAGATGCTCCTGGAGACGGTTTTGTAGGTTTTATACACAATTGTGTTATTGATAACTATTTAAGCCATCACGAAACACCTGAGGACATCGAATTGTATTTCTGTGGACCTCCATTGATGAACAAGGCTGTTCAAAAAATGGGTGAGGATTTCGGAATTCCGGATGAGCATATCAGGTTTGATGATTTCGGAGGATAA
- a CDS encoding NADH:ubiquinone reductase (Na(+)-transporting) subunit D gives MALLSKKDTGLILDPLADNNPITIQVLGICSALAITAELKASIVMAISVLFVLGLGNVVISLMRNIIPSKIRIIVQLVVVAALVIIVDQVLKAFAYELSKTLSVFVGLIITNCIIMGRFEAFALGNGPWKSFLDGIGNAAGYGLILVIVGFFRELLGSGTLLGFKVLGDPIAKTGIYAIGYENNGFMLLSPMALIVVGLIIWVQRSRNKALIEEN, from the coding sequence ATGGCACTACTTTCAAAAAAAGATACGGGTCTAATATTAGATCCATTAGCGGATAACAACCCTATTACAATACAGGTATTGGGTATTTGTTCAGCTTTGGCCATTACGGCAGAACTTAAAGCGTCCATAGTGATGGCCATTTCTGTATTGTTCGTACTTGGTTTGGGGAATGTTGTTATTTCCCTAATGCGGAACATTATTCCTTCAAAAATTAGGATTATCGTGCAATTGGTGGTCGTAGCCGCCTTGGTTATTATTGTGGACCAAGTGCTAAAGGCTTTCGCCTACGAATTGAGTAAGACTTTATCAGTTTTCGTCGGATTGATCATTACCAACTGTATCATTATGGGTCGTTTTGAGGCATTTGCTCTGGGGAACGGACCATGGAAATCGTTTTTAGATGGTATTGGTAATGCCGCTGGATACGGTTTGATACTTGTAATTGTTGGTTTCTTCAGAGAATTATTGGGTTCTGGAACACTTCTAGGATTTAAGGTTCTTGGGGATCCAATTGCAAAAACAGGAATTTATGCCATAGGGTATGAAAACAATGGGTTCATGCTATTGTCACCAATGGCTTTGATTGTTGTTGGTCTAATCATATGGGTACAGCGTTCTAGGAACAAAGCCTTAATCGAAGAAAACTAG
- a CDS encoding gliding motility-associated C-terminal domain-containing protein has translation MKILKYILVCTITLSSTFGIGQDAVHNYGNIQVHGDAMVGFHMDVINDGTFDQNKGLVGFYNEIRPITVSGAFPPIFYDTEIAVDNGLYIETPMAVTNNSNFISGDLFTPRDQTDVYLKYLEDAFYTGESSSSKIDGYSTIEKKRSFTFPIGDDNRLRPLTITSTSVNTLAKCAYFYEDPNSPSTFSESYNTDIMGNGILSVSYEEFWRLEGSVPSKVTLTWDERSNVGLLGEMLRDLKVVGWSKEEQQWVNLGNSNVRGEMIRGEITSNNFVPNDYEILTIGGNTDIYETYNVRELDNYYLTPNGDGKNDYLVIEGMEASPSNTLEIFDRNGILVYYKANYTNEFNGIANTKRVIKLNNGLPTGIYFYLATLNDKQQKHQGYLYINN, from the coding sequence ATGAAGATTCTTAAATACATCTTGGTTTGTACTATAACCTTATCCAGCACCTTTGGTATCGGACAGGACGCTGTGCACAATTATGGCAACATCCAAGTCCATGGCGATGCCATGGTCGGTTTCCATATGGATGTGATCAATGATGGCACCTTCGACCAAAATAAAGGTCTGGTTGGTTTTTATAATGAAATCCGACCCATCACGGTTTCAGGAGCCTTTCCCCCTATTTTTTACGACACAGAAATTGCGGTGGACAATGGGCTCTATATAGAAACCCCTATGGCAGTTACCAATAATAGTAATTTTATTTCTGGAGATCTTTTTACACCTAGAGACCAAACCGATGTGTATTTGAAGTATTTGGAAGATGCCTTTTACACAGGAGAAAGCAGCTCATCCAAAATAGATGGGTATAGTACCATTGAAAAAAAGCGATCCTTTACTTTTCCCATCGGGGACGACAATAGATTGCGACCCTTGACCATTACCTCTACATCTGTGAATACCTTGGCCAAGTGTGCCTACTTTTATGAAGATCCCAATTCCCCTTCAACCTTTAGCGAGAGCTATAATACGGATATCATGGGCAACGGAATTCTCAGTGTCAGCTATGAAGAATTTTGGAGATTGGAAGGCTCGGTGCCCTCCAAAGTGACCCTTACCTGGGACGAACGTAGTAATGTGGGACTATTAGGGGAAATGTTGCGCGACCTGAAAGTAGTTGGATGGAGCAAAGAGGAACAACAATGGGTAAATTTGGGAAATTCCAATGTCCGTGGAGAAATGATTCGTGGTGAAATTACATCCAATAATTTTGTGCCGAACGACTATGAGATCTTGACCATTGGAGGGAATACAGATATTTATGAGACGTATAACGTTCGAGAATTGGACAATTACTATCTGACTCCAAATGGGGATGGAAAAAATGACTATTTAGTGATTGAAGGCATGGAAGCTTCCCCAAGCAACACCTTGGAGATATTTGATAGAAATGGCATATTGGTGTACTATAAAGCCAACTACACCAATGAGTTCAATGGGATTGCCAATACCAAAAGAGTCATTAAACTTAACAACGGTCTGCCCACTGGTATTTACTTTTACTTGGCAACACTAAACGACAAGCAGCAAAAACATCAGGGGTACCTCTATATCAACAATTAA